From Haloarcula hispanica ATCC 33960, the proteins below share one genomic window:
- a CDS encoding PrkA family serine protein kinase: protein MTGEEYIDRADESLDAAYEAPMSLAEYVDTVLETPQVAAHASKYLLDAIEDAGTRMVIEEGEEKERYRFFDDPYNDGEHAILGNTEVLNAFVDDLRSIAAGRGKDEKIIWLEGPTATGKSELKRCLINGLREYSKTPEGRRYTVEWNVAGAGGNATSMTYGNAAVEDEDDWYESPVQAHPLTVFPDDVRTDLLAEVNERLDDHIPIRVDGELDPFSREAYDFLEEQYRRQGETDLFSAVTQPAHLRVKNFVVDVGHGIGILHSEDEGTPKERLVGSWMHGMLRELDSRGRKNPQAFSYDGVLSQGNGLLTVVEDAAQHADLLQKLLNVPDESHVKLDKGIGMDVDTQLIIISNPDLEAQLNKHADREGQDPLKALKRRLDKHEFTYLTNLSLEAQLLRRELTNETQVWDPETWDELETWIQEPLTISVRDEVESATDKELAPHTVESAALYAVVSRLDSAEIPTGLDLVDKALLFDRGYLMEGDERVDIDDYDLETTAEDGDHGIPVTYVRDIIADLLHEPQDRHHPDLPVEHVLMPRDVLNAVAEGLVDAPVFSTGEATEYEERVVTVKNYIFGQQEQDVLDAMMRDKRVDEATVEEYIEQVYAWESDDQIENERGELVDPDPLKMKVFEIEHLGRFDEKNYDGNEPDHAVEQFRTDKIITALNRHAWQRRDEEFRVGDVNPKEIPVINTVLGSYDWDDIQRTYADFEPGQWDNPPSGTETARLKDKTLDNMVEMFDYTPASAELTSRHVMSQVSYRWD from the coding sequence GGAGAAGGAGCGCTACCGCTTCTTCGACGATCCGTACAACGACGGCGAGCACGCCATCCTCGGCAACACCGAGGTGCTGAACGCCTTCGTCGACGACCTCCGCTCTATCGCGGCGGGCCGCGGGAAAGACGAGAAGATCATCTGGCTCGAAGGACCGACGGCGACCGGCAAGTCCGAGCTCAAACGCTGTCTCATCAACGGCCTGCGGGAGTACTCGAAGACGCCCGAGGGGCGGCGCTACACCGTCGAGTGGAACGTCGCCGGGGCCGGCGGCAACGCCACCAGCATGACCTACGGGAACGCGGCCGTCGAGGACGAGGACGACTGGTACGAGAGCCCCGTCCAGGCCCACCCGCTGACGGTGTTCCCCGACGACGTCCGCACCGATCTGCTCGCCGAGGTCAACGAGCGCCTCGACGACCACATCCCGATCCGCGTCGACGGCGAACTCGACCCGTTCTCGCGGGAGGCCTACGACTTCCTCGAAGAACAGTACCGCCGGCAGGGCGAGACGGACCTGTTCTCGGCGGTCACCCAGCCCGCTCACCTCCGGGTGAAGAACTTCGTCGTGGACGTGGGCCACGGCATCGGCATCCTGCACTCCGAGGACGAGGGGACGCCCAAGGAGCGGCTCGTCGGCTCGTGGATGCACGGCATGCTCCGCGAACTGGATTCGCGGGGGCGCAAGAACCCACAGGCGTTTAGCTACGACGGCGTCCTCTCCCAGGGCAACGGCCTGCTGACCGTCGTCGAGGACGCCGCCCAGCACGCTGACCTGCTCCAGAAGCTGCTGAACGTGCCCGACGAGTCTCACGTCAAACTCGACAAAGGCATCGGGATGGACGTGGACACCCAGCTCATCATCATCTCGAACCCGGACCTGGAGGCCCAGCTCAACAAACACGCCGACCGCGAGGGTCAGGACCCGCTGAAGGCGCTGAAACGCCGGTTGGACAAACACGAGTTCACGTACCTGACGAACCTCTCGCTCGAAGCCCAGCTCCTGCGGCGGGAGCTGACCAACGAGACGCAGGTGTGGGACCCCGAGACCTGGGACGAACTAGAGACGTGGATTCAGGAGCCACTGACCATCTCGGTTCGGGACGAAGTCGAGTCGGCGACCGACAAGGAGCTGGCCCCGCACACCGTCGAGTCCGCGGCGCTGTACGCCGTCGTCTCGCGGCTCGATAGCGCCGAGATCCCGACCGGGCTCGATCTCGTCGACAAGGCGCTGCTGTTCGACCGGGGCTACCTGATGGAGGGCGACGAGCGCGTCGACATCGACGACTACGATCTGGAGACCACCGCCGAGGACGGCGACCACGGTATTCCGGTCACCTACGTCCGCGATATCATCGCCGACCTGCTGCACGAACCACAGGACCGCCACCATCCCGACCTCCCGGTCGAACACGTTCTGATGCCCCGAGACGTGCTCAACGCCGTCGCCGAGGGACTGGTGGACGCCCCCGTGTTCTCCACTGGTGAGGCTACCGAGTACGAGGAGCGTGTTGTGACTGTCAAGAACTACATCTTCGGCCAGCAGGAACAGGACGTGCTCGACGCGATGATGCGGGACAAGCGCGTCGACGAGGCGACCGTCGAAGAGTACATCGAACAGGTCTACGCCTGGGAGTCCGACGACCAGATCGAAAACGAGCGGGGCGAACTCGTCGACCCGGACCCGCTGAAGATGAAGGTGTTCGAGATCGAACACCTGGGCCGCTTCGACGAGAAGAACTACGACGGCAACGAGCCCGACCACGCCGTCGAGCAGTTCCGCACCGACAAAATCATCACCGCCCTGAACCGCCACGCGTGGCAGCGCCGCGACGAGGAGTTCCGCGTCGGCGACGTCAACCCCAAGGAGATTCCGGTCATCAACACCGTCCTCGGGAGCTACGACTGGGACGACATCCAGCGGACCTACGCGGACTTCGAGCCCGGGCAGTGGGACAACCCCCCGTCCGGCACCGAGACGGCCCGCCTCAAGGACAAGACGCTGGATAACATGGTAGAGATGTTCGACTACACGCCGGCGTCGGCCGAACTGACGAGCCGTCACGTTATGAGCCAGGTGAGTTACAGATGGGACTGA
- the glmU gene encoding bifunctional sugar-1-phosphate nucleotidylyltransferase/acetyltransferase, which yields MQAVVLAAGQGTRMRPLTDHTPKPMLPVADRPLVAHTADTAIQAGADELIFVVGYEAEAVRSYFGDEYNGVPVSFAVQEEQLGTADAVAAAREHLDGPFAVLNGDNLYDAASLSGLFDAAPSVAAYRVDDPTSYGVLSTEGDTITGIVEKPDDPPTDLANAGAYVFPAEARDWLDVPLSDRGEREITDVLAKVIEESTVTAVEVDRWLDVGRPWELLEANEWKLGQLDRRLDGEVRGDADLRGEVVVEEGAVVEPGVVIEGPALVRSGAHVGPNAYVRGATLLGEDTHVGHGVELKNTVLMAGSNVPHVSYVGDSVIGREVNFGAGTQVANLRHDGDPVRMTVKGDRVSTGRRKFGVVAGDGAKTAINTSLNAGVVLSSGATTTPGESVTRDR from the coding sequence ATGCAAGCAGTCGTACTCGCGGCAGGCCAGGGGACGCGTATGCGGCCGTTGACAGACCACACACCGAAGCCGATGCTCCCGGTCGCGGACCGGCCGCTGGTGGCACACACCGCCGACACGGCAATCCAGGCGGGGGCCGACGAACTCATCTTCGTCGTCGGCTACGAGGCCGAGGCGGTCCGCTCGTACTTCGGCGACGAGTACAACGGCGTCCCGGTCAGCTTCGCCGTTCAGGAGGAGCAACTGGGGACCGCCGACGCTGTCGCCGCTGCGAGGGAGCACCTCGACGGTCCCTTCGCAGTCCTCAACGGCGACAACCTCTACGACGCTGCGAGTCTCAGCGGCCTCTTCGACGCCGCGCCGTCGGTCGCGGCCTACCGCGTCGACGATCCGACGAGCTACGGCGTGCTGTCGACCGAGGGTGACACAATCACCGGCATCGTCGAGAAGCCGGACGACCCGCCGACGGACCTGGCCAACGCCGGGGCGTACGTCTTCCCGGCGGAAGCGCGGGACTGGCTGGACGTGCCGCTCAGCGACCGCGGCGAGCGGGAGATCACGGACGTGCTCGCCAAAGTCATCGAGGAGTCGACGGTCACCGCCGTCGAGGTCGACCGCTGGCTCGACGTGGGCCGTCCCTGGGAACTGCTGGAAGCCAACGAGTGGAAACTCGGACAACTGGACCGGCGACTCGACGGCGAGGTGCGCGGTGACGCCGACCTGCGTGGCGAAGTCGTCGTCGAGGAGGGCGCGGTCGTCGAACCAGGCGTCGTCATCGAGGGGCCGGCGCTGGTCCGCTCGGGCGCACACGTCGGCCCGAACGCCTACGTCCGCGGGGCGACCCTTCTGGGGGAGGATACCCACGTCGGCCACGGCGTCGAACTCAAGAACACGGTGCTAATGGCGGGGTCGAACGTGCCCCACGTCTCCTATGTCGGTGACAGCGTCATCGGGCGCGAGGTCAACTTCGGCGCGGGAACGCAGGTAGCGAACCTCCGCCACGACGGCGACCCGGTCCGGATGACGGTGAAAGGCGACCGCGTCTCGACGGGGCGGCGGAAGTTCGGCGTCGTCGCGGGAGACGGCGCGAAAACGGCCATCAACACCAGCCTGAACGCGGGCGTCGTCCTCTCCTCGGGCGCGACGACAACCCCTGGCGAATCCGTCACGCGAGACCGATAG
- a CDS encoding DUF7576 family protein — MVDPTSDHHENIDEDEAPECATCGDAIANEVTHRVITWIEDGSVETAHFCNEDCRLEWQ; from the coding sequence ATGGTCGACCCGACATCAGATCACCACGAGAATATCGACGAGGACGAGGCACCGGAGTGTGCTACCTGCGGCGACGCTATCGCTAACGAAGTGACACACCGTGTCATCACATGGATAGAAGACGGCAGCGTCGAAACCGCCCACTTTTGCAACGAGGACTGCCGACTAGAGTGGCAGTAA
- a CDS encoding secondary thiamine-phosphate synthase enzyme YjbQ: MPTNRFTVATDDQLSVVDITDRVRDVIPEDAEGTCTVFVRHTTAGITVNEAEPRLLGDLSDALGDLVPDSGWDHDELDGNADAHVRAMFVGPSETIPVRDGGLDMGTWQSVLLVDCDGPRERAVDVVVTD; the protein is encoded by the coding sequence ATGCCAACGAATCGGTTCACTGTCGCGACTGACGACCAGCTCTCGGTAGTCGACATCACCGACCGAGTCCGGGACGTGATTCCCGAAGACGCCGAGGGGACCTGTACAGTGTTCGTCCGCCACACCACCGCGGGCATCACAGTCAACGAGGCCGAGCCGCGGCTGCTCGGTGACCTCAGTGACGCACTCGGGGACCTCGTCCCGGACAGCGGGTGGGACCACGACGAACTGGACGGCAACGCGGACGCACACGTCCGGGCGATGTTTGTGGGGCCGAGCGAGACGATTCCCGTCCGCGACGGGGGCCTCGATATGGGGACGTGGCAGTCCGTGCTGCTCGTCGACTGCGACGGGCCGCGAGAACGAGCCGTCGACGTGGTCGTCACCGACTGA
- a CDS encoding YeaH/YhbH family protein: MGLKDDLERYRDVGEERRQDLAEFIQYGDLGQSRGDSVRIPIKIVDLPEFEYDQRDQGGVGQGEGAEEGDPVGQPQPQPGDDGDADGEPGEEGGEHEYYEMDPEEFAEELDEQLGLDLEPKGKKVIEEKEGDFTDITRTGPSSTLDFERLFKKGLKRKLAMDFDEDYVREALKVDGWGPATVYEWTREGNMPVSKAWIDDAYEELPADEKAVWDSIEEMEDNVEKVETSQRIRQEGVDQIPFRREDERYRYPEIVEEREKNVVVVNIRDVSGSMRQKKRELVERTFTPLDWYLTGKYDNAEFVYIAHDADAWEVEREEFFGIRSGGGTRISSAYELAAEVLEEEYPWSEWNRYVFAAGDSENSSNDTEEKVIPLMEQIPANLHAYVETQPSGNAINATHAEEVERSFRDADNVAVAYVSSPEDVVDAIYDILSTEDQ; the protein is encoded by the coding sequence ATGGGACTGAAAGACGACCTCGAGCGGTACCGCGACGTGGGCGAGGAGCGCCGACAGGACCTCGCCGAGTTCATCCAGTACGGCGACCTCGGCCAGTCTCGGGGCGACTCCGTTCGTATCCCGATCAAGATCGTCGACCTCCCTGAGTTCGAGTACGACCAGCGCGATCAGGGTGGCGTCGGTCAGGGAGAAGGCGCCGAAGAGGGCGACCCGGTCGGCCAGCCACAGCCCCAGCCCGGCGACGACGGTGACGCGGACGGCGAACCCGGCGAGGAGGGCGGCGAACACGAGTACTACGAGATGGACCCCGAGGAGTTCGCCGAAGAACTCGACGAACAACTGGGGCTCGACCTCGAACCGAAGGGCAAGAAAGTCATCGAGGAAAAGGAAGGCGACTTCACGGACATCACCCGGACCGGCCCCTCCTCGACGCTGGACTTCGAGCGGCTGTTCAAGAAAGGACTCAAGCGAAAGCTCGCGATGGACTTCGACGAGGACTACGTCCGCGAGGCGCTCAAAGTCGACGGCTGGGGGCCGGCCACCGTCTACGAGTGGACCCGCGAGGGGAACATGCCCGTCTCGAAGGCGTGGATTGACGACGCCTACGAGGAACTGCCTGCCGACGAGAAAGCCGTCTGGGACTCCATCGAGGAGATGGAGGACAACGTCGAGAAGGTCGAGACCTCACAGCGCATCCGTCAGGAAGGCGTCGACCAGATACCCTTCCGCCGCGAGGACGAACGCTACCGCTACCCCGAGATCGTCGAGGAGCGCGAGAAGAACGTCGTCGTCGTGAACATCCGGGACGTCTCCGGGTCGATGCGCCAGAAGAAGCGGGAACTGGTCGAGCGGACGTTCACGCCGCTTGACTGGTATCTCACCGGCAAGTACGACAACGCCGAGTTCGTCTACATCGCCCACGACGCCGACGCCTGGGAGGTCGAGCGCGAGGAGTTCTTCGGCATCCGCTCGGGCGGGGGCACCCGCATCTCCAGTGCGTACGAACTCGCCGCCGAAGTGCTCGAAGAGGAGTACCCCTGGAGCGAGTGGAACCGCTACGTGTTCGCGGCGGGCGACAGCGAGAACTCCTCGAACGACACCGAGGAGAAAGTAATCCCGCTGATGGAACAGATCCCGGCGAACCTCCACGCGTACGTGGAAACCCAGCCGAGCGGCAACGCCATCAACGCCACCCACGCCGAGGAGGTCGAACGCTCCTTCCGCGACGCCGACAACGTCGCGGTCGCGTACGTCTCCTCGCCGGAGGACGTGGTGGACGCCATCTACGACATACTCAGCACGGAGGACCAATGA
- a CDS encoding SpoVR family protein, which yields MNDDRFAKQRVADDLDEPVEEAGNLARKLGLKPYPVNYWIVDYDEMNELIAYGGFQQRYPHWRWGMQYDRQQKQGQFLGGKAFEIVNNDDPAHAFLQESNTLADQKAVITHVEAHADFFANNEWFRMFTDGSSRTTTDASGEDRRRGPDAAGMLARHGDTIQEYMQDPDIERAEVERFIDHVLCLEDNIDQHIPYSPVETVPEEFEDIEGADVTEQLDDLELSEEVKRQVFDEEWLDAQRDDDENVTFPAEPEKDVLGFLRKHGMQYDEDAERATEMEDWQTELLELLRREAYYFAPQKMTKVMNEGWACVDPETPVFTADGLVPMEDVVSDHVTVSDGEQAREVYDSNIIPDHDTVTIETRRGFELTGSNNHRVRQPDGDWVRLDELETGDEIAVTGGNGTWPETNVPIEWTCSEYTSLNDVADEAGVSVWTVMRYRRTGSAEKAEAIDRALDGYEEGGNAGLSNRESIRIPETVDELFGRFLGLLIGDGHVPSNSRHIGFTSGKQAHAEEFAGLLSELFGIEATVERQESRWRVYAYSKNLRDLLTEEFDLPTGVAAAEKTVPDQILRSPKQVVAEFIRGLFDADGYAGEQGAILSTKSEDLSKRVQLLLTNFGVLSRRREQSDGCYHVHLTGASANTFADEIGFGYEAKATELSTYLDELAWFETESWTDEIVDVETGTGDVYDISVEETHRYAAAGFVNHNSYWESTMMTGEQFAGDDEFILYSDHMSKVLGSGGLNPYSLGLEIWEYVENTENRREVIERLLRVEGITWRNFDESVDYKMVQDHLEPPAWLTAVPNHLDDLDPEDPRVDSDGLAAARDGEFDVEQYPWKVLTYEGLAQRHYSLVKPQYRGFVSRVGQEELERTARYMFDDSRYDSVEDALGDVDYSRGWERMREIRESHNDVTFLDEFLTQEFVDDNDYFTYEYTHASGDYRVTSTDHEDVKKKLMLQFTNFGKPTVVVEDGNYQNRNELLLAHQYNGVMLDIGQAKEVLKRTFELWGRPVNLLTIVKEFDDHDVEVAKRRDREPEPEEVGKRIRYDGDEVTVTDVDWSEVEHLTATDIDYNTKPDEWLA from the coding sequence ATGAACGACGATAGATTCGCGAAACAGCGCGTAGCCGACGACCTCGACGAACCCGTCGAGGAGGCTGGCAATCTCGCCAGAAAGCTCGGGCTGAAACCGTACCCGGTGAACTACTGGATCGTCGACTACGACGAGATGAACGAACTCATCGCCTACGGCGGGTTCCAGCAGCGCTACCCGCACTGGCGCTGGGGGATGCAGTACGACCGCCAGCAGAAACAGGGCCAGTTCCTCGGCGGCAAGGCCTTCGAGATCGTCAACAACGACGACCCGGCCCACGCGTTCCTCCAAGAGTCGAACACGCTGGCCGACCAGAAGGCCGTCATCACCCACGTCGAAGCCCACGCGGACTTCTTCGCCAACAACGAGTGGTTCCGGATGTTCACCGACGGCTCCTCCCGGACGACGACCGATGCGTCCGGCGAGGACCGCCGTCGCGGCCCCGACGCCGCCGGAATGTTAGCCCGCCACGGCGACACCATCCAGGAGTACATGCAAGACCCCGACATTGAGCGGGCCGAGGTCGAGCGGTTCATCGACCACGTCCTCTGTCTGGAGGACAACATCGACCAGCATATTCCCTACAGCCCGGTCGAGACGGTCCCCGAGGAGTTCGAGGACATTGAAGGGGCGGACGTGACCGAGCAGCTGGATGATCTTGAACTCTCCGAGGAGGTCAAACGGCAGGTGTTCGACGAGGAGTGGCTGGACGCCCAGCGCGACGACGACGAGAACGTCACCTTCCCCGCCGAACCCGAGAAGGACGTGCTCGGCTTCCTCCGGAAGCACGGGATGCAGTACGACGAGGACGCCGAACGCGCGACCGAGATGGAAGATTGGCAGACGGAACTCTTGGAACTGCTCCGACGGGAGGCCTACTACTTTGCGCCGCAGAAAATGACGAAGGTGATGAACGAGGGTTGGGCCTGTGTAGACCCTGAGACGCCGGTTTTCACGGCTGATGGGTTAGTTCCAATGGAGGACGTGGTATCGGACCATGTCACCGTCTCCGATGGTGAACAAGCACGCGAAGTGTACGACTCTAACATTATCCCGGACCACGATACCGTGACGATAGAGACACGTCGTGGGTTCGAGTTGACCGGATCGAACAATCACCGTGTGCGTCAGCCCGATGGAGACTGGGTCAGACTTGATGAACTGGAGACTGGCGATGAAATCGCCGTCACTGGCGGGAACGGGACGTGGCCCGAGACGAACGTCCCAATCGAGTGGACCTGTTCGGAATACACGTCGCTGAATGACGTCGCTGATGAGGCGGGTGTCTCCGTCTGGACCGTAATGCGGTATCGGCGTACAGGTAGCGCCGAAAAGGCTGAGGCTATCGACCGCGCACTCGACGGCTACGAAGAAGGCGGTAACGCTGGGTTGAGTAACAGAGAGTCGATCCGCATCCCTGAAACCGTTGATGAGTTATTCGGGCGATTCCTCGGTTTGTTAATCGGAGACGGACACGTTCCGTCGAATTCCCGCCATATCGGGTTTACATCCGGTAAACAGGCCCATGCGGAAGAGTTCGCTGGGCTTCTCTCGGAACTGTTCGGTATCGAAGCGACGGTCGAACGGCAGGAGTCACGGTGGCGAGTCTACGCGTATTCGAAGAATCTCCGTGACTTGCTCACTGAGGAATTCGACCTCCCAACTGGTGTCGCTGCTGCTGAAAAAACGGTCCCAGACCAGATTCTGCGGTCGCCGAAACAGGTGGTCGCCGAATTCATTCGCGGTCTATTCGACGCCGATGGGTACGCCGGAGAGCAGGGTGCGATCCTGTCGACAAAGAGCGAAGATCTCTCGAAAAGGGTTCAGCTACTACTGACGAACTTCGGAGTTCTGAGCCGACGGCGGGAGCAGTCGGACGGCTGCTATCACGTCCATCTCACCGGTGCGTCTGCAAACACCTTCGCCGACGAAATCGGGTTCGGATACGAGGCAAAAGCGACGGAACTGTCGACGTACCTCGATGAACTCGCCTGGTTCGAAACTGAATCGTGGACAGACGAAATTGTCGATGTCGAAACCGGCACCGGAGATGTGTATGATATCTCCGTTGAGGAGACGCATCGGTACGCTGCCGCGGGGTTCGTCAACCACAACTCCTACTGGGAATCCACGATGATGACCGGCGAACAGTTCGCCGGCGACGACGAGTTCATCCTCTACTCCGACCACATGTCGAAGGTGCTCGGGTCGGGCGGGCTGAACCCTTACAGCCTCGGCCTGGAGATCTGGGAGTACGTCGAGAACACGGAGAACCGCCGCGAGGTCATCGAGCGCCTGCTCCGCGTCGAGGGCATCACCTGGCGGAACTTCGACGAGAGTGTCGATTACAAGATGGTACAGGACCACCTCGAACCGCCGGCGTGGCTCACTGCTGTCCCGAACCACCTCGACGACCTCGACCCCGAGGACCCGCGGGTCGATAGCGACGGGCTGGCGGCGGCCCGCGACGGCGAGTTCGACGTGGAGCAGTACCCCTGGAAGGTGCTGACCTACGAGGGGCTGGCCCAGCGCCACTACTCGCTGGTCAAGCCCCAGTACCGCGGCTTCGTCTCCCGGGTTGGGCAGGAGGAACTGGAGCGGACCGCCCGCTACATGTTCGACGACTCGCGGTACGACAGCGTCGAAGACGCACTCGGCGACGTGGATTACAGCCGCGGCTGGGAGCGTATGCGGGAGATCCGCGAGAGCCACAACGACGTGACCTTCCTCGATGAGTTCCTCACCCAGGAGTTCGTCGACGACAACGACTACTTCACCTACGAGTACACCCACGCTTCGGGTGACTACCGGGTGACCTCGACGGACCACGAAGACGTCAAGAAGAAGCTCATGCTGCAGTTCACCAACTTCGGGAAGCCCACCGTCGTCGTCGAGGACGGCAACTACCAGAACCGCAACGAACTGCTGCTCGCTCATCAGTACAACGGCGTCATGCTCGACATCGGCCAGGCCAAGGAAGTGCTCAAGCGCACCTTCGAACTCTGGGGCCGACCGGTGAACCTGCTGACCATCGTCAAGGAGTTCGACGACCACGACGTGGAGGTCGCCAAGCGCCGCGACCGCGAACCCGAACCAGAAGAGGTCGGCAAGCGCATCCGCTACGACGGCGACGAAGTGACTGTCACCGATGTCGACTGGTCCGAGGTCGAACACCTCACAGCAACTGACATCGACTACAACACCAAGCCGGACGAGTGGCTTGCCTGA
- a CDS encoding AMP-dependent synthetase/ligase has product MTAGNHSDWRTAEEAHTDDVIGDDTLGEMFAASAARNADTTAQLYKGGVYDRSLTGDVIPAAPDGDYAELSYERMHHLVKYLAAGFRDLGVGPDARVGILANTRMEWALSDFAVLSAGGVVTTVYTDSSPKQVQYLLSDPEASAVVVENAEMLDRVLAIEEDLSLSFIVVMDDIDVDREDVYTLETVYRRGEETFSESAYQSWLDDRDPDDLASLIYTSGTTGQPKGVQLTHRNFRANVNQARRRIGPRPDKPPDLPTVTAETRSIAFLPLAHVFERLAGHFFMYASGAAVSYAESPDTLADDLQTVKPMTGLSVPRVYERIFDNMRTQASESPLKKRIFDWSMDVARDYARTDDPGPILTAKHSLADRLVYSTVKERLGGNIEFMVSGGGSLSKTLCETFLGMGLTILEGYGLTETSPVLTVNPPEDVRPGTLGAPLTEVDVHIDTDVVDASEFDGVTGDVGELLVDGPNVTQGYWNAPDATTRAFTEIDGTQWFRTGDIVERTDDDFLIYHDRLKELLVLSTGKNVAPQPIEDQFATNDRVDQVMVVGDDQKFVGAIIVPNFEELRRWADSEGVDLPDDPEELVEDDRVHAWVQTAVDAVNEELERVERIKSFALVSREWTAENDLLTPSMKKKRRNIRSAYREKLAEIYGEQQVEAV; this is encoded by the coding sequence ATGACTGCGGGCAATCACTCTGACTGGCGGACGGCCGAGGAAGCGCACACTGATGACGTCATCGGCGACGACACGCTGGGCGAAATGTTTGCCGCAAGCGCGGCCCGGAACGCCGACACGACCGCCCAACTGTACAAGGGTGGTGTCTACGACCGGTCACTGACTGGCGACGTGATACCGGCGGCTCCCGACGGCGACTACGCCGAACTCAGCTACGAGCGGATGCATCACCTGGTCAAATACCTGGCCGCAGGGTTCCGTGACCTCGGTGTCGGCCCGGACGCCCGCGTCGGTATTCTGGCCAACACGCGGATGGAGTGGGCGCTGAGCGACTTTGCCGTTCTGTCTGCGGGCGGGGTGGTGACGACCGTGTACACGGATTCCTCGCCGAAACAGGTGCAGTATCTGCTGTCGGACCCAGAGGCGAGCGCCGTCGTCGTGGAGAACGCCGAGATGCTGGACCGTGTCCTGGCTATCGAGGAGGACCTGTCGCTTTCGTTCATCGTCGTCATGGACGACATCGACGTGGACCGCGAGGACGTGTACACACTCGAAACAGTGTACAGGCGCGGCGAGGAGACGTTCAGCGAGTCGGCGTACCAGTCCTGGCTGGACGACCGCGACCCCGACGATCTGGCGAGCCTCATCTACACCTCCGGGACGACGGGCCAGCCGAAAGGGGTCCAACTCACCCACCGCAACTTCCGAGCGAACGTCAATCAGGCCCGCAGGCGAATCGGGCCACGACCGGACAAGCCGCCGGACCTGCCGACCGTCACCGCCGAGACGCGTTCGATAGCGTTCCTCCCCCTGGCGCACGTCTTCGAGCGCCTCGCGGGCCATTTCTTCATGTACGCCTCCGGCGCGGCTGTGAGCTACGCCGAAAGCCCGGATACGCTGGCCGACGACCTCCAGACCGTCAAACCGATGACCGGGCTGAGCGTCCCCAGAGTTTACGAGCGTATTTTCGACAATATGCGAACGCAGGCCAGCGAGTCCCCGCTCAAAAAGCGGATTTTCGACTGGTCGATGGACGTGGCCCGCGACTACGCCCGGACTGACGACCCGGGACCGATACTCACTGCGAAACACTCGCTCGCTGATCGACTCGTCTACAGCACGGTCAAAGAACGGCTCGGTGGGAACATCGAGTTCATGGTCAGCGGCGGCGGGAGTCTCTCGAAAACGCTCTGTGAGACGTTCCTCGGGATGGGGCTGACGATACTCGAAGGGTACGGCCTCACTGAGACCTCACCGGTTCTGACGGTGAACCCGCCGGAAGACGTCCGTCCCGGAACCCTGGGTGCTCCGCTGACTGAGGTCGACGTTCACATCGATACCGACGTCGTCGACGCCAGCGAATTCGACGGCGTCACTGGCGACGTGGGCGAACTGCTCGTCGACGGCCCGAACGTCACGCAGGGGTACTGGAACGCGCCCGACGCGACGACGCGGGCCTTCACCGAAATCGACGGCACCCAGTGGTTCCGCACCGGCGACATCGTCGAACGGACCGACGACGACTTCCTCATCTATCACGACCGCCTCAAGGAACTGCTCGTCCTCTCGACGGGGAAAAACGTCGCACCACAGCCCATCGAAGACCAGTTCGCGACGAACGACCGGGTCGATCAGGTCATGGTCGTCGGCGACGACCAGAAGTTCGTCGGCGCGATAATCGTCCCGAACTTCGAGGAACTCCGCCGGTGGGCCGACAGCGAGGGCGTCGACCTCCCCGACGACCCCGAGGAACTAGTCGAGGACGACCGCGTCCACGCGTGGGTCCAGACTGCCGTCGACGCGGTCAACGAGGAACTCGAACGCGTCGAGCGGATCAAGTCGTTCGCGCTCGTCTCCCGGGAGTGGACCGCCGAGAACGACTTGCTCACGCCGTCGATGAAAAAGAAGCGCCGCAACATCCGCAGCGCGTACCGCGAGAAACTCGCAGAGATATACGGCGAACAGCAGGTCGAGGCTGTCTGA